The Emys orbicularis isolate rEmyOrb1 unplaced genomic scaffold, rEmyOrb1.hap1 scaffold_94, whole genome shotgun sequence DNA window TCGAATGGGTCTTGCTCCCCTTGAACAGCGACGGTAAAAGGACGATTCGGCgcgactgatttttttaaatcgaGTTAATTTGTTGCGAGTTAATCGTGATTCATTGGCAGCCCTGATTATTTGTCCTTTTTCatttgtgattttctttttttttttttttgcggggggggagaTGCTCACACGTTTTCCCCCCCCAGACCCCCCCAGTCTGCCTTCGCTTCTGCAGAGCTGGAGGCATCgggtaattcccccccccccgtccagcCAGTGGGGTCTCTGCTGCAGAGCGGGGGCTGCTCTGTCCAGCTGCTGATGCCGTCCCCAGGGGGTGTCTGTGCCCCCCCTAGGCGGAGGAGGTGAGGTAGCTGAAGATGGAGTCCTGGCAAATGGAGGGGGGAGGTTAGTGGCAGATGTATgcgaccctcccccacccagagacacccccccagcacccccatgagagaggggggcagatgggggaaggactgccgggggggggcagcaggctgcgcctgtgggtggagggagggggtccctttagggtgggggaggggtcccagaatgggggaggggaatctctggggtgggggaggggtctccGCACTCACCCAGCCCCCCTGGCGCTGGATCCAGGGGGCGACTCGCTCCCACAGGAAGTTTAGGGCCCAGTCGACCAGGGACCGGAGACAGTCAGACCCGCCCAGAGCCTGGgggagagattgtgtgtgtgtgtggagggtgagcggccagctgggatcccagcccccacccccatctggggagagaacccaggagtcctggctcccagtccccccacaCTCTAACCAacagacccccccctcccctcccagagccagagagagaacccaggcatcctggctcccagcgccccccgctctaaccaacagaccctcccccctccaagagccggagaacccaggtgtcctggctcccagccgccccccccccccgctctaaccactagcccccactcccttcccagagacgggagagaacccaggcgtccgggcagCGGGcacagtgcccccctccccccattacctGGGCGATGACCCTGTAGGTGAAGTAGAAGAAGACGACGACTCTGCCCCAGTTGATGCCATCATGAAACACCTTCTCCGAGACCGTGGCCAGCGCCGGCAGGGGGGGCTGCCCCGCCATGCACTGTAccaagctgcagggagagggggcatcagcgaggggctgcgggtcgggagtgaggggcaccggcaggtctgaaggggggggggctgcgggtcgggagtgaggggcaccggcaggtctgaagggggggggctgcgagtcgggagtgaggggcaccatcTGGActtgggtggggggggctgcgggtcggggtctCCTCACCTGTCGATCTCGGGGTTCTGGCTCATGCTCCCCCATATCCGGTGCAGAGTCTCACGCAGGGACGTGACCCGGGGCCCATCGGGGGTGTCCtggccccccagctcctccatggTGACCGACCGGGCCGGGGGGGACCCggggccctgctgctggagcagggACCGGACGAACCTGGAAGGGAACCAGCGGGGGTGGGTTACcgggccgtgggggggggggggggggcagaggagggtgtTGGAGGGGGAGGGCCTGTCggagggaggggctcagggggtgGGATCTGGGAAgcgctgggggtgcaggagagagactccagggggagggggctgggaagtactggggggaaggtgggggtgcaggatactccagggggagggggctgggacgtTCTGAGTAATATCTCAC harbors:
- the LOC135895118 gene encoding apoptosis regulator BAX-like isoform X1 — protein: METHQAGGLPLAPARPSPTGAESISCIKQIGASLLRGFVRSLLQQQGPGSPPARSVTMEELGGQDTPDGPRVTSLRETLHRIWGSMSQNPEIDSLVQCMAGQPPLPALATVSEKVFHDGINWGRVVVFFYFTYRVIAQALGGSDCLRSLVDWALNFLWERVAPWIQRQGGWDSIFSYLTSSA
- the LOC135895118 gene encoding apoptosis regulator BAX-like isoform X2; protein product: METHQAGGLPLAPARPSPTGAESISCIKQIGASLLRGFVRSLLQQQGPGSPPARSVTMEELGGQDTPDGPRVTSLRETLHRIWGSMSQNPEIDSLVQCMAGQPPLPALATVSEKVFHDGINWGRVVVFFYFTYRVIAQDSIFSYLTSSA